One genomic segment of Desulfomicrobium sp. ZS1 includes these proteins:
- a CDS encoding glycosyltransferase has product MNICFVNSTNKWGGVKSWTLDVARGLSDRGHATLIAGRPGPFIDKAGEIGLDALGLSFGPDFNPPRILGFIKIFKARRIDLVVVNVGKDMRTAGIAAKMLGIPVVHRVGLAGDMRNTYKVRLLHKWIRPRILVPCEQIKRGLLQELPYLAPEEITVILTGKEPAPAPPATVHSPLRFISTSQLNADKGHKDVLEALAELKKQGYAFEYHIVGTGRIEAELKNLAASLDLDDRVMWHGFQKDVRSFLRKADVFLLPSYREGLPNTLLEAMAEGLVCLARQVGGIKEVWPDSEARLLIPEATARKEFTDELKKILTVPCTRHLELKNAFWKSANTNSRQRMLVIIDNFFKQATAA; this is encoded by the coding sequence ATGAACATCTGTTTTGTCAATTCCACCAACAAATGGGGGGGTGTCAAAAGCTGGACTCTCGATGTGGCGCGCGGGCTCTCGGATCGAGGACACGCCACGCTCATCGCAGGCAGGCCGGGACCATTTATCGACAAGGCCGGAGAAATTGGGCTCGACGCTCTGGGGTTGTCCTTTGGCCCGGACTTCAATCCACCCCGGATTCTTGGATTCATCAAAATTTTTAAAGCACGCAGAATCGACCTCGTCGTCGTCAATGTCGGCAAGGACATGCGCACCGCCGGCATCGCGGCCAAAATGCTCGGCATCCCGGTGGTCCACCGCGTTGGCCTGGCCGGGGACATGCGCAACACATACAAAGTGCGCCTGTTGCACAAATGGATACGACCGCGCATCCTGGTCCCGTGCGAACAGATCAAGAGGGGACTTTTGCAAGAACTACCCTACCTGGCTCCGGAAGAGATCACGGTCATCCTGACAGGCAAGGAACCAGCGCCCGCGCCTCCGGCAACCGTGCATTCGCCGTTGCGCTTCATCTCCACCAGCCAGCTCAACGCGGACAAGGGCCACAAAGACGTCCTGGAAGCCCTGGCCGAACTGAAAAAACAGGGATATGCCTTTGAATATCATATCGTGGGAACAGGGCGCATCGAGGCGGAACTGAAAAACCTTGCCGCCAGCCTCGACCTTGACGACCGGGTCATGTGGCACGGATTCCAAAAGGATGTCCGGTCATTTCTGCGCAAGGCGGACGTTTTCCTTCTTCCATCGTACCGGGAAGGCTTGCCGAATACCCTGCTTGAGGCAATGGCCGAAGGACTCGTGTGCTTAGCCCGCCAAGTTGGTGGAATAAAAGAGGTGTGGCCAGATTCCGAAGCCCGGCTTCTGATCCCGGAAGCGACTGCTCGTAAAGAGTTCACCGATGAATTAAAGAAAATTCTGACTGTGCCCTGCACCCGCCATCTGGAACTAAAAAACGCATTCTGGAAATCTGCTAACACGAATTCCCGGCAGCGAATGCTCGTGATAATCGATAATTTCTTTAAACAGGCAACAGCAGCTTAA
- a CDS encoding polysaccharide deacetylase family protein: MSKTILSLTQSLLGASIPVLCYHQVRPESGMTPEKFGSHLDLIRKMGFETISLARLYDVITGKEKLTFPAIVITFDDCTLDNWVYAVPELLRRNMTGVFFAITDFLRPGQARPRADQTMQPARVPAFGDIMQQALSGNCDGFMNEGEIRAVTHDQGLEVYSHSARHQACFTRAERVGVLGENRHWSHPALCGQNSDADTAVHPVGSAYAHAGFGLDWTGRPLALATEEERLASCLNDFSAGKARLEELLGQPCPFLCLPWGEYDQVTLAAAKKAGYQGVLNLEAGHVGPKIDPMRIGRLAVKDRKTLPWLGLKALLLAHQMLAPWAQKRNADRRV; the protein is encoded by the coding sequence ATGAGCAAAACGATTCTTTCCCTTACGCAATCCCTTTTAGGCGCGAGCATTCCGGTGCTGTGCTACCATCAGGTGCGCCCGGAAAGCGGCATGACACCGGAAAAATTCGGCTCCCACTTGGACCTGATCCGCAAGATGGGCTTTGAAACCATAAGCCTGGCCCGGCTGTACGATGTCATCACCGGAAAAGAAAAACTCACCTTCCCGGCCATCGTCATCACCTTCGACGACTGCACCCTGGACAACTGGGTCTACGCCGTGCCGGAACTGCTGCGCAGGAACATGACGGGCGTCTTTTTCGCCATCACCGACTTTCTACGCCCCGGCCAGGCCAGACCGCGCGCAGATCAAACCATGCAACCGGCAAGAGTGCCTGCGTTTGGCGACATCATGCAGCAGGCCTTGTCTGGAAACTGCGACGGATTCATGAACGAGGGCGAAATCCGCGCCGTAACGCACGATCAGGGCCTGGAAGTCTATTCGCATTCCGCCAGACACCAGGCCTGCTTCACTCGCGCAGAACGAGTCGGGGTCCTCGGCGAGAACAGGCACTGGAGCCATCCCGCCCTGTGCGGCCAGAACTCGGACGCAGACACAGCCGTCCACCCTGTTGGCAGCGCCTATGCGCACGCAGGTTTTGGCCTCGATTGGACCGGCCGCCCGCTGGCCTTGGCAACAGAAGAAGAGCGCCTCGCCTCTTGTCTGAACGACTTCTCTGCGGGCAAGGCCCGGTTGGAAGAACTTCTGGGCCAGCCCTGCCCCTTTCTTTGCCTGCCCTGGGGCGAATATGACCAAGTCACCTTGGCTGCCGCCAAAAAGGCGGGCTATCAGGGCGTGCTGAATCTTGAGGCCGGACACGTCGGACCAAAGATTGATCCCATGCGCATCGGCAGGCTGGCAGTCAAGGATCGCAAGACCTTGCCCTGGCTAGGCCTGAAGGCCCTACTCCTGGCGCATCAAATGCTGGCTCCTTGGGCTCAGAAGCGAAACGCGGACAGACGGGTATGA
- the larB gene encoding nickel pincer cofactor biosynthesis protein LarB: MPMDPKELHTLLQNVAAGNISCENAQAVLTGHVHEDLTLDPWRQARTTIGEVVFGQGKTLEQIRISIEELGRHHPVLATRICAAHGQALLDLFPHGCLWEEAGLFCLGADLLSADPKAPNSDVVIITAGSSDLPVAREALGTARFLGLSAHLVTDVGVAGLHRLQPHLPSLRQAKVVIAVAGMEGALPSVLGGLVKAPIIAVPTSTGYGANFEGLTPLLAMLNSCAPGVGVVNIDNGFGAAALAKKILAGS, translated from the coding sequence ATGCCCATGGATCCCAAAGAACTGCACACCCTGTTGCAAAACGTCGCCGCCGGAAACATCTCCTGCGAGAACGCCCAAGCAGTTCTCACCGGCCATGTGCACGAGGATCTGACTCTTGATCCCTGGCGCCAGGCGCGCACCACTATCGGCGAAGTGGTCTTCGGCCAGGGCAAGACCCTGGAACAGATCCGCATTTCCATTGAGGAGCTGGGCAGGCACCACCCGGTCCTGGCCACCAGGATTTGCGCGGCGCATGGCCAGGCGCTACTGGATCTTTTCCCGCATGGTTGCCTGTGGGAGGAAGCAGGCCTCTTTTGCCTGGGGGCGGACCTGCTGTCCGCCGATCCAAAAGCCCCGAACTCGGACGTAGTCATCATCACGGCCGGCTCCTCGGACCTGCCCGTGGCCCGCGAAGCCCTGGGCACAGCCAGATTTCTGGGTTTGAGCGCGCATCTGGTGACCGATGTGGGCGTCGCTGGCCTGCACCGCCTGCAGCCACATCTGCCAAGCCTGCGGCAGGCCAAAGTGGTCATCGCCGTGGCCGGCATGGAAGGAGCGCTGCCCAGCGTCCTGGGCGGACTCGTAAAAGCCCCGATCATTGCGGTTCCGACCTCGACCGGCTATGGGGCCAACTTCGAAGGCCTGACCCCGCTCTTGGCCATGCTCAATTCCTGCGCGCCTGGCGTAGGCGTGGTCAACATCGACAACGGCTTCGGCGCGGCCGCCCTGGCGAAGAAAATCCTGGCCGGATCGTAA